TATAAATCCCAAATATACTTTCCGATCAATTCTTCCCTTGTTTTTCCTAACGTGACAAACGAGTGTTTGTTCGCGGAGATAAATCTCCAATCTCTGGAAAGAGAGAAATAACGATCGGACATACTTTCTATGATCGATTGTTTTTCGGCCCGGTTTTGTTTGAGGGCATAGTTGGTTTCCACCGCGTCGGAAACGTTGGAAAGAATCGCGAGCACCGCATCGGAATCTCCGTAGGAAATTCGATTCGCGGAGATTTTCATATAAAGAATTTTTTTATCCTTTCTCCAGTGCCTCCAGATTCCGCGGGATTGAATCCCGTTTTCCTGTGCAAAATTTTTGCTTACCGATTCGATATCGGTTCGATCCTCTTCCGGACGGATATCGAGAAGATTCAGGGATTCGAATTCTTTTCTAGAATAACCGTAGAGATAAATCGCGGCGTCGTTTACGGAAAAAAATTTTAGAGTGGAAGGATCGAATAAAAAAGCGGGCTGAGGAAGTTTATAAAAGATGCTCTCAACCCCCTTGTCTTGTTCGGTCTTTTCGATCTCGCCTTCCTTCGCCAAAGTTTCGAACGTATAGAGTCTATAACGATAGTCCCCTTCCCTAAACAAATCCTTCCAAAAAAGCCGAAGAATCCATTCTCCAGATATTAATGTTTCAAAATATTCTGATTCTTGAATATTTTTAGTGAGAACGTTATCCGTAAACTCGGCGTAATTACGAATCGTTCCGTGCAGATGAAATAAAAAGGAAGCGAAGTTATCGGGAATCGCATCGTATCGGTTAAATTCCCAGAATCTAAGACATTCTCGAGAAAACAAAACCCTTCCGCTCGAACGATCCTCGATAATACAGTTTTGTTCGTGGAAGGAAGGAATCTCGTTTGAAAATTCTTCCAGGGTTTTGATAGGAGAAGGTTGCATGTCGGCTTCTAAAGAAGGACAATTCTAACTTCTTTACTGTGGACATTTCAATTAAAAAACGCTAATTAAGAATTTAGTTTTTTCTTAATTTCGCTTTTCCAGAGATGAACCTTCTTTTTTCCCGTCTCGTAGCCGATATCGTATAACTTTTGAAATTGGTCCCAATCAAAAGTGGAGTAACCTCCCACGGGAAGTTCAATGTAGAGATCCGAATTGTCTCTCGTTCGATTGAGAGTATTTTTACTCGAAAGCATCAGAGAACGCATCATAATCTCGCCGAGCCCGGGATACTTGCTCTTCAAACTTCGCCTCGTAAGATGGTGAAAGAAAATTTTTAGAAAAGAAGGAGCTTCTCCCAAATACTGCGGACTTAAGAGATCCCGATAGACCAGGTCCTTATCGATCTGCCCTCCTCCGCCGAGGTCGACCGAAATCAAAATACCCGCGCCTTTCTCCTTCAAGATGGAACCTGGAAGATTGTCGAGCAAACCTCCGTCTACAAACAGTTCTCCGTTTTCAGAAAAGGGAGGAAAGATTCCGGGAATAGAAGTGCTCGATCGAACGGCCTTCCAGAGCGATCCTCTGTCAAAAACTTTTCGTTCCGCTCTCGTTAGATTACAAGCGATCGCGTAGAACGGAATCGGAAGTGTCTCGATATTTCGATCTTTAAAAAATTCATGGATCGCATGCGAATAACGTTTTCCTCTGACGAGAGAAACGAATGGAAACGTAAAGTCTCCTAGAATATTTCTATCCAACCAAAAATCTCGGATGAGAGGAAGAATATCCGAGGAACTAAGACCCATCGCAAAGAGTCCGCCCATAATCGATCCCGCACTCGTACCGGAAATCATATCCACCGGAATGTCGTTCTCTTCAAAACATTTGAGAAGGCCAAGATGAGCAAAACCTTTAGCGCCTCCTCCGGCAAGAGCGACCCCGATACTATTCCCAGTGAGTTTTCGAGAAAGCCTTCCGAAATCGGCGGGCACGTCTCTTCGAATGATACAATGTGAAATTCCAGAAAATTCCTGTAAGATCGATTCGATTCTTTTCCAATTTTCAAACTTAGAATCGATTAAGAATACGATCTCTTTCTGAATTTCTCCGGGTAATAGACTCTGAGCGGTTGAAAAGTCCAAACTCGGACTTCGATCCGGATCGATCAGGATAAGAATCCGATCCGATTGGCGAAAACAGGTTTCTCTCCAACCCGGATGATGCAATTCCGTTTTAAATATTAGTTTTTCATAATGCTTTTCCAGTTCGTAAAACCAGTGGACCAAATCGGAAATTCGATACGTCTGCGAATCCTTTGCAACCTTTGAGGAAGACTTACTTCTATATTTGTGAAAGGTTTGTGTATCCACAAGAAGAGTGTTTCCAAAAGATTTGAGTCCGTTCTGAAGAGATCTATAAAAATTTTCAGTGGATTCCTTATCGGCGCCGAGAGGAAACACGGAAACGGTTCGAACCGAATTTGCTTTTTGAAACGCTTTGTGTCGTTCCTCTCCTAGACGGTGTGCGATCGTTCCCGTAATTTGAAAAAGGGCATCCGGAGAATTTGCAAAACTTTTACGAAAGTCTTCTCTCGAAATTCTTACCACTTGACTCGTCCTCGAGGATGTCACCGTCGCGGATCTTTTGTCCCCGCTCAAAAGAGACATCTCTCCGAGGATATCTCCTTTACCGAGTTCTCCTTCCGCGAGAACCTCTCGATTTTTAGAATGGACGGTCCACGAAAGTCTACCCGAAACAAGAATGTACATGGAATCGCCCACGTCTCCTTGTTTGAGTAGAATCTCCCCTCCGGGTATTACGAGCCATTCCATCCTGGATTCCAAATTCGATAATGTCGCTTTATCAAGATGAAACAATAATTCGACTGAAGATAAAAAATCCAAAAGTTCTTTTCGGGAAGGTCTGAGTTTGGATAAATGAAAAAGATGGTTTTCCCTCTTGAGATCGGCGATCCACTTTTTCCAGTGCGCGAGTTTGGCTTCGATTCTTAAAAGATCGTCCGGTTCTATATAAAGAATTTCTGATATACCCGAGTAGAGAACCTTATCCGGTTGAAATAGAAAGTAATCTCCGGGAAATAAATCTCGAAGAATCAAACTGCGTTCTTCCGTGTTTAAAAGCGTTTCCTCCAACTTCCCGTTTAGAACCAGACAGAGCGAACCTTCTGGGACAATTCCAAGCGAGGCAGTTTCGTCGTTCCATTGGATCGATCGAAGACGTTTTCCGATCGATTCTTCCTCTTGAGCGCCCTTCGAAACGGGAAAATTAGAAGAGGTTTTCGCGCGAAATCCCCTGAATACTTTGAGAAGTTTTTTTTTGGATTCGGGAGAGTTACTACTAGATCGAGCCACCGACTACCTTCATTTTAAAATTTGAATTCCATGGATAAAAAATCATCACCAATCCCTCAAGGAGTCATAGGAAGACTCGAATCCATCAGCCTTTGCAAAAACAAAATCAACGTTATGCGCGAATAGAAACGGAGCGAAAATTTGATATCTTTAAACATGTCAAAAACAGGACCGTTGCCGATGGATTTTGATAACGTGAGTCTATCGAGCTTGTTTGAACTCTCCGAGAAATCCACTTATTTTTAACTCTATTTCTATAAAATAGTTTTCGAGTTTATAAACTCAATGGTTTGAACCCTCAAAGTGAACTAAAATGAAAGGATCTAAAAACAACACTTCCAGTAGGTTGCTCATGTCTTACGATCTTTATTTCGCGTGTTCGATTCAGTATATCGCATTCGGTTCGGTTTATTTTATCAAAAGGAGGAGACCCTTTCATAAAAAGCAGGCTTTGATTCTTATCTTGATCGGCTTGAACCTGCTCATATTCTCCACTCAGAATTATTTCTCGGATAAGATTCTACGTTTTGTAGGCGATTTTTTGTATTCATTCTTTACAATCGCCGGAACGATCATCATCTACACGGTTTGTAAAGAATCCTTTGAGCCGGGAGAAAAAGACAGAACTGCAAATCGGAACCAAAGTTCCTTTGTTAAGGAGCTCTTTACCATCGGATCGATCGCGCTTCTTTCGAGCATCCTGATCGTCTCATTGTGGAACCAACCGAAAAGTCATTCTCTTCCCAATCTTTTTGTTTCAGTCAGTGAAATTTCGATCCTGATTCTTGTCTTCTATTGTCTCTACGTTCAATTCTTTATCAAAAGTTTCTACGTAAAAAAAGGTCTTCGGTTGATCTATTTTCTTATCGTATTGATGCTCATCGAAAAGATAAATTTGTTTTTCCCGGGACACTACCAAGAACCCGTAATGAAGATCGGAGGGATTTTTTATATCGTCTCTCCCATCTTTCTGTTCAGCAATTTTATCCAATTCCCTTTTAAAAAAGAAGAATCCGGAAATCGGACCGTAACACAGATCGTTTCAAAACCGGTCTCGATTGAACCCGCAAGCAATTACTATATTACGAATATGGATACCGATAAAATGAAAGAGAAACTCTACGATCTCCTGGAAACCGAAAAGATTTTTTTAGACGAGGATCTCAGACTTCCCTCGGTTGCGGAAGAGATGGGGTTATCCACTCATCAGTTGTCTGCCTTTATCAATTGTCATCTCCAAACAAACTTCAACACGCTTGTGAATATATATCGAGTCAAAGAGGCTATGAAATTACTCAAAGAAGAACCGTCCAGATCCGTGATTTCCATAGGAATGGCGGTCGGATTCAATTCGGTTTCCACGTTTCAAAGAGCGTTTTTGAATATCGTAAAGATGAGTCCGAGCAAATACCGGGCGAACTCACAAGTCGAGATGGAAATAGAGACGGATCTGTCGATACATCCGACGGACTCCGTATCCGAGAATTCGACCATAGTTTGCTAATGTCTTATTAAAAAGATGGGTTTCGATTTGTTCTACTTTCGAACGGAGACCTTTTGGAACTCCGTCCCAATTTCGAAAATGACTCCGAAACGTTTTTTCGGGAGAATTTCGTAAATATCTTTTATTTCAAAGCTTGAAATCGATCCGGATCATTCCGTTCTTTTAGAAACAAGAACCCGAAGTTTTTGTATAAAAGATTTATTTTTTCGAGTCGAAAAAAGAATAAAACGAATCCCCGACTTTCTAAATTCAAAATGAACGAGATTTTAGGTTATATATTCAATCAGTATGTCGGCTTTGGCGGAGTTCTCTCGCTCGTATTCGCGTTGATTCAGATATTAAAAGGAAACAGTCTAAAAAACTTCATTCTATTTTTGATCTTTGTCTCGATGGGATTTTTTTTGATCAAAGGTTTGGTTTTATTAAACGGGTTGGGACTTTCCTTTTCTCATTTTTTCTCCTTCGAAATCTTTTTTATCTTTTTGATCGGGCCTTCCCTATTTATCTATTTTAATCTTTTGCTTTTAAATGAAAAAGTAAACCTGCGTCTTTTACTTCCGCATTATATCCCCGCGGTTTTATTTTTGATCGGTTATACGATCGATACGGTCTGTCTCATTTCGACAAACCGTCCTTTGAATGATTTGAATGAGAAATTCGAAAGCAGATACGATCTCATCTACGGAGTCTCGACCTTAATCACCCTCGCTTATATGTTGGTGATTCTTGTGAAGTTTGTTCAATTGTTCAAAGGTAGTATCTCCGAATATCCTTGGTCGAAACATATCATCTCGATCTTGAGCGTCGGGCTCGCCGGAGTTGTCACCAATCTTCTTATAGACTTTCGATTCTTATTCTTCCTAAATTCAATCTTTGCCCAGCTCTATTTTTTAGGTCTGAGCGTTCTCACTCTTACCGTTCTCTATGCGTTTGTGATCAGCCAGGTCTATCCGATTACGTTCAATATCGTTTCGGAAACCTTCCAAAAGATGAGCTATCGAAAAAGTACACTTCAAAACATCGATCCGAACGACTTAACGGTTCGTCTCGAAAAACTGATGTACCAAGATAAGGCATATCTCGAAGTCGGCATCACTTTAAACCAGCTCGCAAAAAAGTTGAATATCAAATCGCATCAACTCTCTGAATTTTTAAACAACAATCTCAATAAGAGTTTTTTTACATACATCAATCAATTTAGAATCGAAGAGGCAAAAAATCGTCTTCTCACCGAGAAAGGAAGTTCGGTGATTAAGATTGCTTTCGACTGCGGATTCAATTCTCTCTCCGTCTTTAACACCGCATTTAAAAAAGAAGTCGGCATGACTCCTTCCCATTTTAAAAAGAAAAATTCTTAAAGTAAAAATTCTCTTCGATTCTTATCGCTCCGAATAAAAACAAAACCCGTAGAATCATTCTCTGTTTTTTTGCATGGAATAATTTATAACGAGAGGCGTTTTATAGAATTGAGAGATCTTTTATTCGATCGCTGTTATCTTCAGAATATCCTTATATTTGTTGTTGGTGGGAGTTATGAAGGAACAAAATCTGCCGTTTCATTTTTTCATTCTATTTTTTTGGAAGATCGGATTTCTTCCATTGATTCTTCTCTTCGGTTTTTCAAACTGTCTGACGGAGAAGGGAAAACAAAATCAGTCCATTTTCTTTTTTCCATCGGGGATCACCTTAGCTCCTCCGTTGAAGGGAAGTCTTACGTATTCCTCTTCCAATCCGATCTACGTTAGCGGTCAGACCGGAGCCATCGAATATGTTGACGTTCAGTGGAGCAGTTCTATGAGAGGTTCGTATCAGATTCGATACGGTTCCACCAACTGTTCGGATGGAAACTTGGATAGCTCCGGTTCCGTTTCAGCTTCGACTTCCACAACTTCGCGGATCCACGCGACGGCAGGGGTGGTCGCTCTGAATCCGGGAAACAACTCGGTTCGGATTTGTCTTTTCGACGCAGTCGGCTCGACGCTCTGGGATTCTTATTCTCTAACGGCTACGAGAGACGACTCAGCTCCTACGGTAACCTTTACTCCGTCGGCGGGAACTTACGGTTCCTCCGCGCCGAGTGTATCCATTTCTTGTACGGATACGGGAAACTCCGGATGTTATAAGACTGCATATCGAACCGACGGAACCAGCGCTTCGATTTCCAATACCGGAACCGCTGGCTCGGGAAGCTCGCTCTTTTCCTCCGCGATCACTCTCTCAAACAACACTACCACGAACTTCAGCGCTCTCGCCGTAGATAGAGCGGGTAACGTAGGTTCGACTAACAGCGCTTCCTACGTCGTCGCTTTTGGAAATCCTACGATCACGATCGTTTCTCTGAGTAAAAGTATCATCAAGAATTCGGACAACTCCACTCTACGTTGGAAATCGGACATCGCCGGAAATTATTCGATTCGAGTCGGAGGAAGCGATTGTTCCACCGGAACTTCTCTGAGCACCGGATCCGCGACGGCAAATACGAACGTCGATTACGTCGTCTCAGGCACGGACCTCGTCGCGGGAGCCAATACTCTTAGGGTTTGTTTGACAACGGCGGGTTCTAACTTGGGAACGAGTTCGACTGCGATCACAAGGGACGACGTGGCCCCTCAGGTCATCGCGGTATCTCCGGTTCTAACGCCGAACTCGACGGCCTACGCGTTAAGCGTCACACAAAGAATCTTTAGCCTTACCTTCAACGAAGATATGGATACGTCTTCGACCCCCAATCCTCAGCACAGAGATCAGACCACGGGTGGAGATCCGGAAATCAAATGGCCCGGTGCTATAGGATCCTGGAGCGCGGATAAGAGAACCTATACTTTAGATATTCGGAGTAACCTACCGGAATGGCATAAGTTCTATCTCCTCTACAACAGTCTTTCTTTTAAAGACATCGCGGGGAATGTCGTAGTTTCCAGTCCCACCGTTTCCGTAGTTTCCGGAAATATCTCCCTCAATTATGGAACGATCAACGATACTCGAAATCTTTTGACCTCGGATACGAGACAAACCCTTTGCACCGATGTAAACGGAATCACCATCGCTTGCGCCGGAACCGGCCAGGATGGAGAATCAAACGTGCTAACTTCCGGCTTGCTCGCTCCGGGATTCTTAACCGGCTTTCCAAACGACTTCGTTACCGTTGATACAAAAAATCTTAGGTATTGGAAAACCTGCCTCTATGATTACGAATGGAATGGTACAACCTGTGTAAAGACCTGCGCGGTCGATCAAATCTGGGACGGCACAACCTGCGTAACGGATCTTGGAAATCCATATAAAACGTTCAATCGTTCCATAGAGGACTGTTCCAAATTGAATATGAGAAACTCGGGCAACGGTTATGCAGGCAAGAAAAGTTGGAGGGTTCCCACCTTAGCAGAATATTACACAATTCTTGAATACGAAGGAAGTATAGGCAACGAGGTCATTCCTGAAACATACTTTCCCGGAGTTCTCCGGAACAATTACCAAAGATATTGGACGAGCACAAACGCGATCACGATCAGCGCTTCCAATCGTGCTTCGCTTTCACCTGCAATCGATCCTTTATCCAACGGCCCGATCAACTATGCGGCGATTTCTTCCTTACAATCCTGGGGCGCATGGTCGGTCTCAGTGTTTGGGGGAGTCACTCAACCCAACAATAAATTAAAGGACACTTCCTGGAATTGGCCTTCTTACAATTTTACTTCTCTCTGTATTGCGGATTAATTAGGAGTTAGAGATGCAATTAAAACACAAACGTATTTTCCTTCCTGCTTTTACCGGCATTTGTATTTTATTCGGATTTTTATTTCCCATGTATCCGTATGGAGGTCCGTTTTCGGATAACCTAGACGGAACGATCTCGGCGGGTGACGGACTCGTCTGGCAGAAATGTTCTATGGGACAAGGAATCACCGTTTGCAGTTCGCCTGCGGCGACAACCTCGGATTGGAATACGGCTTTAAACTATTGCAATTCGCTTAACTTAACCGGACGGACCTGGCGTCTCCCGAACGTTAAGGAACTTTCAAGTATTTTGGATTACGGAAAGACTTCCTTTCCGATCATCAATACCACTCTATTTCCGAATACTTCCGGAAACTATTACTGGACTTCGACCTCAGGGGTTTCGAGCGGAACCAGCCCCAATACCGCCACCGATAACGATCCTGTAGCCTATATCGCCACTTCGAACAACGATAACGCCTATCGAATCGCAAAGAATACAAAGTATAGGGCGATGGCATACGTCGTTGATTTCAGAATGGGCGGCATAATCGAGTTCCCGAAAACGAACTCCACGAGCGCGTACGTCCGTTGTATAAGCGGGCCTTGAGTTCTCAGGGGTTTAGCCATCCTTAAATACCTCTTCGAAGCCCGTGACATTGTCCCCCTCTTTCACGGGCTTCTTTTTTTTACGTAACCGTTACAATGAAATGGTTCGCACATCTTACTTCCAAATTGCTAATACGACATGAAAGCCCAAAACAAACTTTCTATAAAAACGGAATGATTGTAAAAAAGAAGGGCAAAAAAATTTCAAACTCATGCAAAGAAACAAATTTTCAAAAAGAGAAAGTTTCCGAACCTTCCAACGAAAAAGTTTTAAATTATCATAAGCCAATTCGCAAAAATAGCAAAGATAGTTTAATGGATGTAAATTATATAACAAGGAGAATTCTGCGTTTAAGTGTGCTATAAAACACTTGGGCCAAGAGAATGAATTTTTTAAAAAGTGAAAGAGAATCTTCGACTAACATCTCCGGAAAAATACGATGCGGCTTTAACGGAAAATGTATCGAATTAGATCCCATCATCCAAGAAGAATTAATAGCCTTTCCCGATCTAAAAGCTAAACTCTGTAATATCGTTGAATCGATATCTCAATTTTCAAATCAAAACCAGAACAACGCAAAGACCTTCGAACTCTTTATGGAAATCGTAAGTGAAAGCGAACAAACCTATCATTTGTACGCGCTCGTCTATCAGAAAAAAGAAGAAATCACATTCGAGCTTACAAAGATACCCGCAGTACCCAACTCTAAAGTAAAGTTAATCACAATCAAACAAAGGATCAGCACTCACAAAGCTGAATTCAAAACGTTCCTAGGTAAATCCCGTTCCGCATTCTTCTTAATCGAAGTTCAATTCGTTTCCGCAAAAGGAGTTCCCGAACCGGAGAACGAATCTTTCGAACAAGTGTTTATGGACCTATCTACTGAGATTTTTACGCTCACAAACGGAAATACAAAGATCATACGATATTCTCAAAATAAAATTTTGGTAATAATACCGGTTGAAAATCAAAAATTCAATCTTTCTGTTCTTTCAAAACAGATCATATCGATTATGGATTATCCGCTTTCTCATAATGAAACGGAATTGTTTTTTAAGATTTCGATAGGCGCCTATCTCATGAAGGATCAAAAAGAATCCTTTAAAAAAATAAGATCCAAGCTCACGGAATCTCTTAAAAAAGCGGCCAAATATCCTTTCAGTCATTATATCCTCGGAGAGCAGGAAGAAGAGATCGAAAGACAAAAGGCGATTCAACTCTATTCCTCTCTAAAAAATTCCATCTATAACGAAGAATTGATACTCAAGTATCAACCGATATTGAATTCGGAAACCAAGAAGATAGAATTTGTGGAAACTCTTACGAGATGGGTTCACTCGGTTAACGGAAATATAAGTCCCGATATATTTATACCGATCGCGGAAACCTCTGGACTCATCCTTACGATAGGAGAATGGGTGATGAAAAATGCGATCAGCGAGATTTCCATTCTTAAAAAAATCTCAGGAATCGATCCTGACTGTAAGTTAACGATCAACGTTTCTCCGGTTCAATTGAATCAAAAAGAAATCACCGAAAAACTTTTGGAATTCGTAAGACGATACGAAATCACTCCGAATCAGATTCTCGTAGAAATCACCGAGACTTCGATTGACGGAGAGGACAACTACGCCCTCGACAGATTGCGAGAACAAGCGGAGATTCTTCATCTGGAAGGTTTTCAAATCGCAATCGATGATTTTGGAAAAGGTCATTCCAACTTTTCAAGACTCGAACAAATACCATCGGACATCGTTAAAATCGATAAGAACTTAGTCTTCGGCGCGTTACGCGATCCATCCAAAATAAAAATCCTAACTTCCATCGTCGGGATTATACATACGATGAATAAAAAAGTAATCTTGGAAGGAATTGAAAACCAGGAATATGAGAAAATCGCGATGGATACCGGCGCCGATTATTTACAAGGTTATCACTACTACTATCCGATGAACATTCAGGGTTTGTCTCAGGTCTTCGAAAACAAACTGAACATAAACCCACGATTACAAAGTTCGAAACGTTAAGCGAAGAGTTACTTTTTTATTTTATCCATCACAAAATACATATCGATCTCACCCTTATTTTTTGCGGGGACCTTACCTCGATACTCGCAGAGAAATTTATCACGAACGAGTTCGTAAGTAAATTGAGAGATGTTGATCTTCCCGGGTTCTCCTTTGGATTCGAGTCTGGAAGCAAGATTGACCGTATCTCCCCAAACGTCATACGCGAATTTTTTCCTTCCTACGATTCCTGCCATCAAGGGGCCGGAATTGATACCGATCCTAAGTTCCCAGGCGGCGTCTCCTTTCGATCGTTTTAACCGATTCATAAAGTCTTGAATTTCCCAAGCGACGTTTACCAAGTCGATGGCGTGGGACGGGGACCGCTTGGGCAAACCGCTCGCGCACATATATGCGTCTCCGATCGTTTTTAATTTTTCAACACCGTGTTTTTCTATGATCTTGTCGAATTCGGAAAAGTAAAAATCCAATTCACGAACCAAATCCGAAGGTTTCATCTTATCCGCGATAAGAGTAAAATTCTTAAAATCGGTGAATAAAACCGAAGCGGATTCGTAATACACTGGTTCAACAACTCCCCTTTCTTTTAACTCTTCCGCAACTTCGTACGGTAGAATATTCAAAAGTAGATCGTCGGATTTTTTCTTTTCAACACTCAGCTGTTGATAGAGTTTTTCTAATTCTTCGTTCTTTCTTTGGATTACGATTCTCGCGGCTTCGACTTCCTGGTTGATCGTCTTTAGGATCGAACCGTGAAAATCTTTTACGTTTTCCAGATTTTTCCTGTATTCCAGTTCTCGATCGAACTTCATTCTTAAAAAACGATTTTCTTTTTTGATCTCTTCGTTTAATTCCTTATCGGAAAGAAGACTGACCGCAATCCCGCTTTCTTTGACGGAAGGAAGACTACGAGTCGTTTCCGCTTCCGTCGAAGTTCCGATCAAAAGAGTGACCATAGTACAGTTATGAAGTAAGCTTC
This is a stretch of genomic DNA from Leptospira tipperaryensis. It encodes these proteins:
- a CDS encoding patatin-like phospholipase family protein, coding for MARSSSNSPESKKKLLKVFRGFRAKTSSNFPVSKGAQEEESIGKRLRSIQWNDETASLGIVPEGSLCLVLNGKLEETLLNTEERSLILRDLFPGDYFLFQPDKVLYSGISEILYIEPDDLLRIEAKLAHWKKWIADLKRENHLFHLSKLRPSRKELLDFLSSVELLFHLDKATLSNLESRMEWLVIPGGEILLKQGDVGDSMYILVSGRLSWTVHSKNREVLAEGELGKGDILGEMSLLSGDKRSATVTSSRTSQVVRISREDFRKSFANSPDALFQITGTIAHRLGEERHKAFQKANSVRTVSVFPLGADKESTENFYRSLQNGLKSFGNTLLVDTQTFHKYRSKSSSKVAKDSQTYRISDLVHWFYELEKHYEKLIFKTELHHPGWRETCFRQSDRILILIDPDRSPSLDFSTAQSLLPGEIQKEIVFLIDSKFENWKRIESILQEFSGISHCIIRRDVPADFGRLSRKLTGNSIGVALAGGGAKGFAHLGLLKCFEENDIPVDMISGTSAGSIMGGLFAMGLSSSDILPLIRDFWLDRNILGDFTFPFVSLVRGKRYSHAIHEFFKDRNIETLPIPFYAIACNLTRAERKVFDRGSLWKAVRSSTSIPGIFPPFSENGELFVDGGLLDNLPGSILKEKGAGILISVDLGGGGQIDKDLVYRDLLSPQYLGEAPSFLKIFFHHLTRRSLKSKYPGLGEIMMRSLMLSSKNTLNRTRDNSDLYIELPVGGYSTFDWDQFQKLYDIGYETGKKKVHLWKSEIKKKLNS
- a CDS encoding helix-turn-helix domain-containing protein, encoding MKGSKNNTSSRLLMSYDLYFACSIQYIAFGSVYFIKRRRPFHKKQALILILIGLNLLIFSTQNYFSDKILRFVGDFLYSFFTIAGTIIIYTVCKESFEPGEKDRTANRNQSSFVKELFTIGSIALLSSILIVSLWNQPKSHSLPNLFVSVSEISILILVFYCLYVQFFIKSFYVKKGLRLIYFLIVLMLIEKINLFFPGHYQEPVMKIGGIFYIVSPIFLFSNFIQFPFKKEESGNRTVTQIVSKPVSIEPASNYYITNMDTDKMKEKLYDLLETEKIFLDEDLRLPSVAEEMGLSTHQLSAFINCHLQTNFNTLVNIYRVKEAMKLLKEEPSRSVISIGMAVGFNSVSTFQRAFLNIVKMSPSKYRANSQVEMEIETDLSIHPTDSVSENSTIVC
- a CDS encoding helix-turn-helix domain-containing protein; protein product: MNEILGYIFNQYVGFGGVLSLVFALIQILKGNSLKNFILFLIFVSMGFFLIKGLVLLNGLGLSFSHFFSFEIFFIFLIGPSLFIYFNLLLLNEKVNLRLLLPHYIPAVLFLIGYTIDTVCLISTNRPLNDLNEKFESRYDLIYGVSTLITLAYMLVILVKFVQLFKGSISEYPWSKHIISILSVGLAGVVTNLLIDFRFLFFLNSIFAQLYFLGLSVLTLTVLYAFVISQVYPITFNIVSETFQKMSYRKSTLQNIDPNDLTVRLEKLMYQDKAYLEVGITLNQLAKKLNIKSHQLSEFLNNNLNKSFFTYINQFRIEEAKNRLLTEKGSSVIKIAFDCGFNSLSVFNTAFKKEVGMTPSHFKKKNS
- a CDS encoding DUF1566 domain-containing protein — its product is MKEQNLPFHFFILFFWKIGFLPLILLFGFSNCLTEKGKQNQSIFFFPSGITLAPPLKGSLTYSSSNPIYVSGQTGAIEYVDVQWSSSMRGSYQIRYGSTNCSDGNLDSSGSVSASTSTTSRIHATAGVVALNPGNNSVRICLFDAVGSTLWDSYSLTATRDDSAPTVTFTPSAGTYGSSAPSVSISCTDTGNSGCYKTAYRTDGTSASISNTGTAGSGSSLFSSAITLSNNTTTNFSALAVDRAGNVGSTNSASYVVAFGNPTITIVSLSKSIIKNSDNSTLRWKSDIAGNYSIRVGGSDCSTGTSLSTGSATANTNVDYVVSGTDLVAGANTLRVCLTTAGSNLGTSSTAITRDDVAPQVIAVSPVLTPNSTAYALSVTQRIFSLTFNEDMDTSSTPNPQHRDQTTGGDPEIKWPGAIGSWSADKRTYTLDIRSNLPEWHKFYLLYNSLSFKDIAGNVVVSSPTVSVVSGNISLNYGTINDTRNLLTSDTRQTLCTDVNGITIACAGTGQDGESNVLTSGLLAPGFLTGFPNDFVTVDTKNLRYWKTCLYDYEWNGTTCVKTCAVDQIWDGTTCVTDLGNPYKTFNRSIEDCSKLNMRNSGNGYAGKKSWRVPTLAEYYTILEYEGSIGNEVIPETYFPGVLRNNYQRYWTSTNAITISASNRASLSPAIDPLSNGPINYAAISSLQSWGAWSVSVFGGVTQPNNKLKDTSWNWPSYNFTSLCIAD
- a CDS encoding DUF1566 domain-containing protein, encoding MQLKHKRIFLPAFTGICILFGFLFPMYPYGGPFSDNLDGTISAGDGLVWQKCSMGQGITVCSSPAATTSDWNTALNYCNSLNLTGRTWRLPNVKELSSILDYGKTSFPIINTTLFPNTSGNYYWTSTSGVSSGTSPNTATDNDPVAYIATSNNDNAYRIAKNTKYRAMAYVVDFRMGGIIEFPKTNSTSAYVRCISGP
- a CDS encoding EAL domain-containing protein: MNFLKSERESSTNISGKIRCGFNGKCIELDPIIQEELIAFPDLKAKLCNIVESISQFSNQNQNNAKTFELFMEIVSESEQTYHLYALVYQKKEEITFELTKIPAVPNSKVKLITIKQRISTHKAEFKTFLGKSRSAFFLIEVQFVSAKGVPEPENESFEQVFMDLSTEIFTLTNGNTKIIRYSQNKILVIIPVENQKFNLSVLSKQIISIMDYPLSHNETELFFKISIGAYLMKDQKESFKKIRSKLTESLKKAAKYPFSHYILGEQEEEIERQKAIQLYSSLKNSIYNEELILKYQPILNSETKKIEFVETLTRWVHSVNGNISPDIFIPIAETSGLILTIGEWVMKNAISEISILKKISGIDPDCKLTINVSPVQLNQKEITEKLLEFVRRYEITPNQILVEITETSIDGEDNYALDRLREQAEILHLEGFQIAIDDFGKGHSNFSRLEQIPSDIVKIDKNLVFGALRDPSKIKILTSIVGIIHTMNKKVILEGIENQEYEKIAMDTGADYLQGYHYYYPMNIQGLSQVFENKLNINPRLQSSKR